In Thiovulum sp. ES, one genomic interval encodes:
- a CDS encoding deoxyuridine 5'-triphosphate nucleotidohydrolase Dut (PFAM: dUTPase~TIGRFAM: deoxyuridine 5'-triphosphate nucleotidohydrolase (dut)), with the protein MKVKKLNELAKVPEYKTAGSSGFDFSSVENLVLKKGETALVKTGLSFEIPENLEIQVRPRSGLALKHGITVLNSPGTIDSDYRGEIQVILINHGKEDFQISVGDRIAQGVVARVEKVNLQITDEVSQTERGSGGFGSTGKN; encoded by the coding sequence TTGAAAGTTAAAAAATTAAATGAATTAGCAAAAGTTCCTGAATATAAAACGGCAGGAAGTAGCGGTTTTGATTTTTCTTCAGTTGAAAATTTGGTTTTAAAAAAAGGTGAAACAGCACTTGTAAAAACTGGATTATCTTTTGAGATTCCTGAAAATCTTGAAATTCAAGTTCGACCGAGAAGCGGATTGGCATTAAAACATGGAATTACTGTTTTGAATTCTCCTGGAACAATTGATTCAGATTATCGTGGAGAAATTCAAGTTATTTTGATAAATCATGGGAAAGAGGATTTCCAAATTTCAGTCGGCGACCGTATTGCTCAAGGAGTAGTTGCACGAGTTGAAAAAGTAAATCTTCAAATTACCGATGAAGTCAGCCAAACTGAAAGAGGTTCTGGTGGTTTTGGTAGCACAGGAAAAAATTAG
- a CDS encoding replicative DNA helicase (PFAM: DnaB-like helicase N terminal domain; Hom_end-associated Hint; Homing endonuclease; DnaB-like helicase C terminal domain~TIGRFAM: replicative DNA helicase) has product MDLPIERIHNRNIERIILSSLIFQPEFIEDYSAEITTDDFYIPFYRDLYRVILKLHNGKKIVSEDMIKDELEKEKKFNEEEFFNIFLEHPVTKLEFYINELKNKSTKRKLLHVAKELEDGIFEQDLDSEELLNYAEEEIFAIGQESTTGGFKEIDEILKDTQAFIEIAKERENKSVTGVSSGFAFLDKQLTGFNAGDLVILAARPSMGKCMSKGTKITLYDGTQLSVEKIKVGDLLMGDDSTPRKVLSITTGREKMYWIRQNKGIDYRVNESHILSLKRSRNEGKHKHGDILNISVKDYIQKSDKFKSNYKGYKVAVEFEEKPITVEPYFLGLWLGDGNSASVRITNIDDEVVSYLYEYAESLSLQVTKYVGTGKAPDYSITNGVQGRHNFSLQEELNKLNLLKNKHIPHNYLTNTTEIRLQLLAGLIDSDGYYDSQANGYEITQKSKVLAENIKFICDSLGFRTSLIEKEGKIKKINFVGIYYRVRFFGDIDKIPVKIPRKKAKPWTVKRSWNQTGIRVEEDIVDQYFGFTLDGNNLFLLEDMTVTHNTALSLNFVYHALQNQIGVAFFSLEMPVEQLMLRLLSIDSMIPLQNLRTGNLEDSDLYHLNNSLKNFEDKKLFVDDDGNVNIHQLKTKLRKLKAKNPELGLAVVDYIQIMSSANSRERHLAVSDISRGLKLLAKELKIPIIALSQLNRSLESRNDKRPIMSDIRESGALEQDADIILFVYRDDVYRMKAEKEKEKAEREKGNNSYKAQTEEKEEEVAEIIIGKQRNGPTGVVKLSFQKRFTKFVDFVENFGNLDNTIQRETQFSPPDEENIDFPDQF; this is encoded by the coding sequence TTGGATTTACCAATTGAACGGATTCACAATCGTAATATTGAGAGAATTATTCTCTCTTCTCTAATTTTTCAACCAGAATTTATCGAAGATTACTCAGCAGAGATAACAACAGACGATTTTTACATTCCTTTTTATCGCGATCTTTATCGTGTTATTTTGAAATTGCATAATGGAAAAAAAATTGTCTCTGAAGATATGATTAAAGATGAGTTGGAAAAAGAGAAAAAATTTAATGAAGAAGAGTTTTTCAATATATTTCTTGAACATCCTGTAACAAAACTTGAATTTTATATCAATGAACTTAAAAATAAAAGCACAAAACGAAAACTTTTACATGTTGCTAAAGAGCTAGAAGATGGAATTTTTGAACAAGATTTAGACAGCGAAGAGCTTTTAAATTATGCTGAAGAGGAAATTTTTGCAATTGGTCAAGAGAGTACGACGGGCGGATTTAAAGAGATTGATGAAATCCTAAAAGATACTCAAGCATTTATAGAAATTGCAAAAGAGCGAGAAAACAAATCCGTTACAGGTGTAAGTAGTGGTTTTGCTTTTCTTGACAAGCAATTAACAGGTTTTAATGCTGGTGATCTCGTAATACTCGCTGCTAGGCCGTCGATGGGCAAATGTATGAGTAAAGGAACTAAGATAACTTTATACGATGGGACTCAGCTTTCAGTAGAAAAAATTAAAGTTGGGGACTTGTTAATGGGAGATGATTCAACTCCTAGAAAAGTTTTAAGCATTACAACAGGTCGTGAAAAAATGTATTGGATTCGACAGAATAAAGGAATTGATTATCGAGTAAATGAGTCCCATATTCTATCTTTAAAAAGAAGTCGAAATGAAGGAAAACATAAACACGGAGATATTTTAAATATTTCTGTAAAAGATTATATTCAAAAATCAGACAAGTTTAAAAGCAATTACAAAGGTTATAAAGTTGCTGTTGAATTTGAAGAAAAGCCAATAACAGTTGAACCATATTTTTTAGGTCTTTGGTTAGGTGATGGAAATTCTGCTAGTGTTAGAATAACAAATATCGACGATGAGGTCGTTTCATATTTGTATGAATATGCAGAATCTCTTTCTTTACAGGTAACAAAATATGTTGGCACAGGAAAAGCACCTGATTATTCAATAACAAATGGAGTGCAAGGTCGTCATAATTTTTCACTTCAAGAAGAATTAAACAAACTAAATTTATTGAAAAATAAACATATTCCCCATAATTATTTGACAAATACAACAGAAATTCGTTTGCAACTTTTAGCTGGACTTATTGACTCTGATGGATATTATGATTCTCAAGCAAATGGCTATGAAATTACTCAAAAAAGTAAAGTCCTTGCAGAAAATATAAAATTCATTTGTGATAGTTTAGGATTTAGAACATCTTTAATAGAAAAAGAGGGCAAAATTAAAAAAATAAATTTTGTAGGAATTTATTATAGGGTTCGATTTTTTGGAGATATTGACAAAATTCCTGTGAAGATTCCTCGAAAAAAAGCTAAACCTTGGACTGTAAAAAGAAGTTGGAATCAAACTGGTATTAGAGTTGAAGAAGATATTGTTGATCAATATTTTGGCTTTACTCTCGATGGAAATAATTTATTTCTTTTAGAAGATATGACGGTAACACATAACACAGCCTTAAGTCTGAATTTTGTTTATCATGCACTACAAAATCAAATCGGAGTTGCTTTTTTCTCTCTTGAAATGCCTGTTGAACAGTTAATGTTGCGACTTTTAAGTATTGATTCCATGATTCCTCTTCAAAATTTAAGAACGGGAAATTTGGAAGATTCTGATCTGTATCATTTGAATAATTCTTTGAAAAATTTTGAAGACAAAAAACTGTTTGTTGATGATGATGGAAATGTAAATATTCACCAATTGAAAACAAAACTCCGAAAATTGAAAGCGAAAAATCCTGAACTTGGTCTTGCTGTTGTTGATTATATTCAAATTATGAGTTCGGCAAATTCACGGGAAAGGCATCTTGCGGTGAGTGATATTTCACGGGGATTGAAACTTCTTGCAAAAGAGTTGAAAATTCCAATTATTGCACTTTCGCAATTAAATCGAAGTTTAGAAAGCCGAAACGACAAACGACCAATCATGTCAGACATCCGAGAGAGTGGTGCTCTGGAGCAAGATGCTGACATAATTCTGTTTGTTTATCGTGATGATGTTTATCGTATGAAAGCCGAAAAAGAGAAAGAAAAAGCTGAAAGAGAAAAAGGAAATAATAGTTACAAAGCTCAAACTGAAGAGAAAGAGGAAGAAGTCGCTGAAATAATTATTGGAAAACAGCGAAACGGACCAACTGGAGTTGTGAAACTCTCTTTTCAGAAAAGATTCACAAAGTTTGTAGATTTTGTTGAGAATTTCGGAAACTTAGACAACACAATTCAGCGAGAGACTCAATTCTCTCCACCAGATGAAGAGAATATCGATTTTCCTGACCAGTTCTAA